The stretch of DNA TTactatttagaaatattaaataaaaattatttataaaactttttcacagataagtgctaattcgcgagatgaatttagtgagcctaattaatctatcctTTGTTACGGTAATATTACAGTAACCATTCACTAATTATGAATtaatataccttattagattcatctcgcgaattagtctagAAGTTATggaattaattttataattagactttatttaatatttttaaaatattaaAATTGACAGGGGTAAAGTTTCACGTTCCGAAACATCTGAACTTGTATCCTCCGAAAAAGGAAAAACTGAGCTTGGGCCGGGCTCGGGCCATTTTAGCCTGGACGAGGTCTGCTGCTGCTGGCAAGCAAAGTGAGAAGAGAATGGAAAGCAGCTAGGAATCCGACAAGCAACCAAGCACGGAAACGGAAACTGGCTGCAGACCGGAGAGGGAGGCAGAGGCTGGAGGCTGCTGCccaggctggctggctggctctgAAACCCACGCATCCCATCCCTCCTCTCCTCGCTCCCTACTCCCCCtagctgccccgcgccgcccggcgatgtcgtcgtcgtcctcggccCTGGCCAAGGGCAAGTCCGCAGTCGGATCTTCGTCCGGATCTGCCAAATTCGAGGTGAGACCCtccttccctccctccctcttgcTGCCCGCCCTGGCCCTGCATGCCCGAATCAGATCAGATCCTCCTCCTCATATGGCAGCTGTGTGTGTGTCGCGTCGCGTGCAGGCTAAAGGGAAATCCTCAGCAGCATCCGCCTCCGCCAAGCGAGCAACCACCACCAGGGGCAGAGGGAAGGCCGAGAAGAAGGTCTACTCGCTGCCCGGCCAGAAGTTCGATCCTCCGGAGGAGAGGGAGCCTCTCAGGATATTCTACGAGTCCTTGTCCAAGCAGATCCCCTCCAGCGAGATGGCTGAATTCTGGTATGTGCTCTCCTCCTTCCCCCCACATCTCAGACTTGATTGCGTCCTGTACGTTAGCCTAGCCTAGCCAGTAGCCACCACTGCAGTTTGTAGCGCTGCTATTCTACTGTGGGTTTATTCTTCGATCTCGTTCTGCAAACACAGGGGACATGCTAACATTCAAAGTTCCAATTGCTGGACACTAGGAAGTAGATTTTAAAAAAGGGTAACTTGTACTTAGCTCTGACAGTCCGACGCCATTACCATTTACTACAACAAGATAGGTGCTCCTATCACAGTTACAAAACAAAAGTTCCCGAATCAAGAAACATGGAACCTGATATCTTATTTAAGAGTGATTTTAACACTATTAGGATGGAAATGTACCGGGAACGACGTTCCCGAAACGAGTAACGTGGCACCGTACCACATTTCCGGTGACTGTGGCTCCTATATGCGTATCGGAGAAGTTCAGGCATCATGACAATCAAAGAATGGAAATGAAATGGTAACGAAATATTGCATGTAAACCACTAAGAGGGCTCGTAACTTGGCAAGGATAGTTCAAAACCAACCCCCATCTACAAACAGGCAGCCAAGCGCCTTGTTCGGAACGAGGTGAAATAAGCCTAAAGGACAGCCAAGCACCTTGTGTTTCTCCTCCCTTGTTCCCTTTTTTTCTCCCCTTCACTTGGGGTGGGGTTGGGGCGAGAGTGCTGTTCTAATTTCTTTCTGTACTTAATAacatgagatttgaatttaccGTGGCGGTGGAAAAGCCATTTTTGTGGAGTCTCAACATCTTTTAAAGGGTAGATGCTGGACTAACTTGCAACACGCTTTGTCTGAGCATCTTGCTAATGGCTGGCCTCACATGCAAAATGAAAATATGTAACAGGTTAATGGAGCATGGTTTGTTGTCTCCGGAGAGAGCAAAGAAAGCATATGAAAGGAAGCAAAAGCGGCAGCAGCAAGTGCGAATGGGTACCCCGATTAAGCCTAGCGGAAGAAAAGACAGACCAGCTGAAAGTTCAAAGAAACCAGCCGCATGGAGCAATATGACCTTGAAGGCAAAGAAAAGAGTTGATTACAGTGACGACGATAACGATTTCATTGTGAAGATGAAGAGATCCAGGGGATGACAGTTTGACAGATGAGGTGGATACATTTACTTTAGTTTCTAGATACCAACAAAGACATTCTTTATTTAGGATACATCTGTATGGTGGAATAAATACTATGTATTTGGCAGCATACTGTAAGTGTTTATTTATTTTCAAAACAGATAGGCGGTTAATTCGTCATGCAACAACTGTATCTGTATCTcgaatatacatatatatatatgtatatatgtatatatgtatatatatataaggaaaTGCTTGGTTGGAACTGTGAATGTGCCGAATTTGTCTAGAAATTGATGGACAGTATTCTGTATGAAACGAAACGAACATTGCAAAATCAAACTCATATCATCATTCACCCTTGCTTGTACACACATTGATGACTAAAGTAAAGTGAATATAGTGAATACTACTAGCAGTAATTACATACATCTCCGATCCGACCGAATGGGGGtgaacaaaaaaaaaggaaaaatcaGAGGAAGCAAAGGGGCCTGGATGAGCATATGCATATGGCTACAGCATCAGCACATTGACAAACAGGTAGGATGAGGCCGGTCAGCACATAAATACAGTAGTAATACGTACAATGGTTTGGCCGTTTATATAAAAATTAATTACAAAATCAATCAATCTTCTGTAGCGCAAAACTTAAAAATCAGAGGAAGCAGAGGGGCCTGGAGCATATGCTTGATGGATGTTTGCGGTGGTGGAATTCCCTTTGAGGTGGTGGTTGGTGCACTTGTCCTTCCTGAACCTCATGACCCCGGTGCGGTGCTCGAACTCCCAGATGTGCTCCTGCATGAGCACGTTGCCAATGATGTTGGGCCCCTCCAGCAGCTTCCGGAACGCCAGGCACGCCACCCCGGGCTGCACCTCCGGCATGACCACGCTCTTGGCGTCTGCCTGCAGCACCGCGCCGCCCTGCAGCTCCACGTCGAAGCTGGGTATCGTCACGTTGTGGGCCGGGTCGACGCCGTCGCCGGTGAAGGTCCAGTTGTAGCAGAACTCGAAGCCGGGCATGTCGGTGATCCGCGGCAGGTGCCCCAGGTAGCTGTCGAGGGCGGCCGTCACGGCGTCGTACGCCGCCGGCACGAGCGCCGTCACCGACGTGCCCGTGTCCAGGACGACGCCGCCGTGCCGGAGCTTGTCGTCCCACACCTCGGGCGGGATGTCCAGGGGCTGGCCGCCGACGGATATGCCGGTGACGCGGAAGCCGAAGGCCACATGGATGTAGTTGTTGTAGCTGATGTCGGTGACCATGGTGCCCGGCCCCATCACGGCGGGGTTGGGGCCGAAGGTGAGGTAGCTGGAGGCGGTGCGCTCGCTGTTGGCGCTGAGGAGGCAGAACGAGAAGCGGCTGGCGAAGCGGCTGGAGGCAATGACGCCGAAGGAGACCTCACCGTTGCCCAGCGAGAGCACGCCGTCGTGGGCGTCCACGGTGAGGCCGGCCTCCATTACGGAGCAGCCCAGGACTAGGCCCGGCAGCTTCGCCATCTTCCCGTCCGACAGCGCCACCGTCGCCTTCTCCATCCCGTAGATGCCGATGGTCACCGTGCCGTCTAGCACCCTGCATATATGTATATGTACATACCATGTGTTATATATGCATGTGTGTTGGATGTTAACTGCATGAACAGTTAATAATGTATAATTAAGGATCTATCTGACGTGTTCGCTAGCTAGCTAGTACTTTTGGTGGTAGCTGCACGAGGCGGCCTGGGTAAATTCTTTTTCGCACGTGGTGTAGGGCAGCACCCCGCACTCGGGCTGTGAGCACCGGATCCTGCGCCACGACGACGACTTGGAGGGCCGGAAAAAGTGGGTGGTCGCCTTCTTCACCGGCACGCCGTCCGCGCCCACCGACATCGTCTGGGCCGCCGACGACCGCCCGTAGTGCTTGCCCTTGCGGCGCCGCAGGCGGCAGCTGATCCACGTCAGGTCGTTGGCGGTGTCCAGCACCAGGTTGAAGGGCAGCGCCGGCGTGCCGAAGCGCACGGACACCAGGTACATGCCGACGTGCGCGATGTTGAGGGCGCTCCGCATGGGCAGCTCCGCGAACTCCGACGTGTCGGACAGCACGTCCGGCACCTTGGACGTCTGCCGCGCCTGCCTCCGGCTGCCGTTCCGCGGGGAGGACATCGCCAGCAGCCGCTCGTACCGGAACAGGTCCTTGGCCTCCAGGGCGCGGAAGTGCGCGCGCCGCTCCTCCGCGGCGTCGGGGACCACCGGCGGGGACACAGGGAAATGGATGGAGCTGCCGTCCTCGATGGAGCCGTCGTCGCCCTGCATCTCGGCGCGGGCGGCCGGCTGCAGGCTGAGGAGGCCatggagggcgaggaggaggacggaGGCCACCCAGCGGCCCGGCATCATCTCGCCGCTAGCTAATGCCTGTACCTGGCCTGGCCAGCCAGCCAGATGCTGCTGCTTATTGTAGTTACGCCTAGGAACGCTCTAGCAGCGAGGATTGCTAGGATTGCATTGCAGGGCCGACGAGTTTGTAACTGATCGAGGCGCCATTGCTGCTTCCATTCATGGCGGATCGGCTCTTCCCTGGCTTTGCGTCATCAAGGCAGGCGTACGTGAGGACGCCATTGTTTGGGCCCTCCGCATTCCTTCCTGTGGTGCGGAGCGTGCACGTTTAGTCTGTGGCCAGCAGCACTTTTCGAGGGGCCTGCTGCATCTCcatccccctccctctcctaaAATAAGAAAAGGGGAAGGATTTTGTCTATACCTTGTCTTTAAGTGAGAATTGGTGGAAGCGTTCTAGCGCGAAAATCCCTTTAATTTCGTCCAAGCTCGCGCCTTACCCACTTCTAAAACTAGCTAGCTAGGACATGATTTAATTTGACACAACTTTTAGTGCTCGATGCGTGGCGACTCACATCAGCTTATCTGGTGAGGCAGTGGTGGCGGAACCTGTCCTTTCTATTATTCTATCTTTTCATTTTGCAAATGTTCTTTGCATAATTTATTGAAAAATATTTAAAATCCTAAAATAGTTATTCAAAGAACTCTATTTTGGAATAATCATAAAGATTTCTGTTCAAGGACTCATTCATCAAAAGTTATGTGAAGAACTTTTTCCTAAAATTTAATAACTTTTAGAGTAGGATTTTTTAAAACACTTTTTCTATGAAGCCTTCTAAATTTATGTTTCTAAAGATTTTTTTTCAGGAAATGTATTCTTATTTTCCTAATTTTGATTAAACAACTTGATTATGAATTTTTTTTGCAAACAACTTTATTATGGAAAAATTGTGAATAAGATTTATTTGTTTCTTTAGGACATTGGGACCATGTGGGAAAGGATTATTGTCACATTTCGTGTTTTGCTACTTCTATTTATGAAGGACATCCTTCCGCCAATGCGGGGATCTGCAGACCAGCTCTCATCTCTCATGAGACTGCCTAATTGTACTAATATATTGAGAGCAAATTGTTGATATGTGAAAATTACAACGAGGTTAtacatacatgcatgcatggctTGCACATCAAATTGCAAAACTGATCGCTTGATTAAAAAAAAAACTGGACAGAAGTTCAAATTGGTCAAGATATCAGTTCATGGATTCACCAGTCCGACCAATGGTTTCACGAATAAGTCCTAACCAAACATATGATATAATAAATAAGATAACATAGTAAAACTGAAATACCCATTATCCAGATTTCTAAACTGATGTCCAAACTTCGAACTAGCTAGCCACCGGTTCACTGGCCGCCAAAAATGGTTGGTTCAACCAGTTTGCACTAGTCCAACTACATAGCATATCATTAGCTGAGCCAAACCAATAAAGGTCATTAGTTCATGGTTTTCAGGCTACACCATCCTGCTTGCAAGAACGCAAATCTGACGAACAAGCATGGAGCATACACGGCAATGCTAGGCTCAAGGAGGCCTGCAGCACAAAACAGGTGATGGCACTGTAGCTGTTATTGGTCCTTGCTGACTCTTCCTGAATCCTGAGCAGCTTGTGCGCGATCAGGTTACATCTTCACCTCCTGTAGATCGGTGTCCTCTTGTTCATACCGAAGCAGGCAGGAGCATGGTGTTCGTGCTGTGTGTCCCCCCACCCAATCAGAGCAGGTAACCATGTCGTGCACTGCAGCAGACCAGCACTGCGTCGCATTCCTCTGCTCTGCTGCCGCAGAGGCGAATCCGGCGTGTTCGTCGGGGTCGGGCTGCGTTGCCAATGCCATGCACCGCCGCACGCCGGTACGCAACATTCTTGCCGCTGCTGCTCGCTTGGCGGCTGGCCCTGGCCTGGGTTGGCTCTGCTCGATCatcaggcaggcaggcaggggcAGGCACTCGATGGATCATCTTTTGCTTTTGCTTTGGCCTGCCGCTTTATCGCCGGTCGGCCGGGCCGGCCCGCCCCTCCTCTACCCCTCCGAGCGATCGAGCTGGGGGTGTGGATCAGCGACCGATCCATCCATCcttgaaaagaagagaaaggggCCATCCGTTACTGATCGATCGCGACCCGGCCTCTCTTCTCCTCCATCTCCATCACCAGCAGACTCGCTCAGCAGCTCCCTCTCAACTCTCAACTCCATCGCCGGCCTCATCTCCGCCGCCTGGCCAGGAAATGCCTCGTCCCTCAGCCAGCCACCATCGCCTACCTTAGCCACCTCCCGCCCGGGCAGCTAGCTACATTCACCTTCACGGCTCTTCAGCTTTCCCATTCCATGGCTCGGGCTCTTCtcccccgcctcctcctcctcctgctgctgcgcaCCGCCATCGCCATCGCCATCGCAACCACGGCCACCGCCCCTCAAGCTGAAGCAGGTGACGACGCCCTAGCCAGGCAGGCCGCGATCCTGGTCTCCATTAGGGACGCATTCGCCCcgccgctcccgccgccgctgcgcgcATGGGCGCTCGCCAACAGTGCCTCGCTCTGCACCTCCTGGCCCGGCGTCGCGTGCGgccccggcggccgccgcgccgtcgtctCGCTCGACGTCTCCGGCTACAACATCTCCGGCGCGCTCTCCCCCGCCGTCGGCGACCTCGCGGGCCTCCGCTTCCTCTCCGCCGCGGGGAACTCCCTCTCCGGCTTGCTGCCGCCGACCCTCGCCGCCCTCCGCGAGCTGCGCCACCTCAACCTCTCCAACAACCAGTTCAACGGCACCCTGGCGGGCATCGACTTCTCCGCGATGCGGGAGCTCCAGGTGCTCGACCTCTACGACAACGACCTCGCCGGCCCGCTCCCCGATCCCGAGAGCGCCGGCCTCGCCGCGCTCCCGGGCCTCCGCCACCTCGATCTCGGAGGCAACTTCTTCTCCGGCACCATCCCGCCCGCCTTCGGCCGCCTCCCCGCCATCGAGTTCCTCTCGCTCGCCGGGAACAGCCTCGCGGGGCCCATCCCGCCCGACCTCGCCAACCTCACTACGATGCGCCACCTCTACCTCGGCTACTTCAACCACTTCGACGGCAGCATCCCCGCGGAGCTCGGGAGGCTCGCCAACCTCGTCCACCTCGACCTCGCCAGCTGCGGCCTTCAGGGCCCCATCCCTGCCTCGCTCGGCGGCCTCGCAAGGCTAGACACGCTCTACCTGCAGACGAACCAGCTCAACGGCACCATCCCGCCGTCGCTCGGCAACCTCACCGGCCTCAGGTTCCTCGACGTCTCCAACAATGCGCTAACCGGGGAGATCCCTCCGGAGCTCGCCGCGCTCAGGGGCCTCAGGCTGCTCAACATGTTCATGAACCGCTTCCGCGGCGGCATCCCGGACTTCGTCGCCGACCTCGACTCCCTGCAGGTCCTGAAGCTGTGGCAGAACAACTTCACGGGGGCCATTCCCGCGGCgctcggccgcgccgcgccgctccggGAGGTGGACCTCTCCACGAACCGCCTGACGGGGGAGGTGCCGCGCTGGCTGTGCGCGCAAGGCCGGCTGGAGATCCTCATCCTGCTCGACAACTTCCTCTTCGGGCCGGTGCCCGAGGGGCTCGGCGCCTGCCCGACGCTCACGCGGGTGCGGCTGGGCCAGAACTACCTCACCGGGCCGCTCCCGCGCGGCTTCCTCTACCTGCCGGCGCTCACCACCGTGGAGCTGCAGGGCAACTACCTGACGGGGCGCCTGGAGGAAGACGACGCCAGCGTCCCCGCCAAGCTGTCGCTGCTCAACCTCTCCAGCAACCGCTTCAACGGATCGCTCCCGGCATCCATCGGCAACTTCTCCGCGCTGCAGACGCTCCTCCTCAGCGGGAACCAGCTGGCCGGCGAGATCCCGCGGCAGGTCGGCCGGCTGAAGCGGCTGCTGAAGCTGGACCTGAGCGGCAACAACCTGACGGGCGCGGTGCCTGGCGAGGTCGGGGAGTGCGCGTCGCTGACGTACCTGGACCTGAGCGGCAACCAGCTGTCCGGCGCGATCCCCGAGCGGCTGGCGCAGATCAGGATCCTCAACTACCTGAACGTGTCGTGGAACATGCTCAGCGGCAGCATCCCGCGGGAGCTGGGCGGCATGAAGAGCCTGACCGCCGCCGACTTCTCGCACAACGACCTGTCCGGGCGCGTGCCGGAGAACGGGCAGTTCGCCTACTTCAACGCGACGTCGTTCGCGGGCAACCCGCGCCTGGTGATGGGCGCGCCGCGGCTGTgggcggggccgggcggcggcggcgggacgcagcagcagcagcagcagcagcagggttCGTCGTCCCCGTCCTCGTCCCTGCTGGTGGGGCGCCTGAAGTTGTTAGCGGCGCTGGGCCTGCTGGGCTGCTCCGTGGCGTTCgctgcggcggccgtggcgacgACGCGGTCCGCCATGCTGCGTCGGCGGGGCCGCGGgcggtcgccgtcgccggggCGGTGGCGGATGACGGCGTTCCAGAAGGTGCCGTTCGGGTGCGAGGACGTAGTGCAGTGCGTGAAGGAGAACCACGTGgtggggcgcggcggcgccggcgtggtcTACCGCGGCGAGATGCCCGGCGGGGAGCTGGTGGCAGTGAAGCGcatcgtggcggccggcggcggcgggttccAGGCGGAGGTGGAGACGTTGGGGCGGATCCGGCACCGGCACATCGTGCGGCTGCTGGCCTTCTGCAGCTCGTCGTCGAGGGACGAGGCGATGCGGCTGCTGGTGTACGAGTACATGGTGAACGGCAGCCTGGGCGAGATGCTGCACGGAGACGGAGGGGAGGCGGAGGGCCGCCACCCGCTGACgtgggcggcgcggctgcgcgtGGCGACGGAGGCCGCCAGGGGGCTGTGCTACCTCCACCACGACTGCTCGCCGCCGATCCTGCACCGCGACGTCAAGTCCAACAACATCCTCCTGGACGCGCGCATGGAGGCCCACGTGGCGGACTTCGGGCTGGCCAAATTCCTCCGCGGCAACGGCGCCTCCGAGTGCATGTCCGCCGTCGCCGGATCCTACGGCTACATCGCGCCAGGTAACTACCACTAGCTGCCAAGAGAATCGAGAACGACCACCACCATGACCGTGCTCTATCTGCATTATCTGCATGTAGTTCCAAGCAACGTGCTGTTGCTGTCGATCGATCGCAGGTTGGAGTAGATAGGATCATAGTGACGCGACGGCAGCTGCATGCCGTTCAGAGACAGTGAGGGTGCTGCCGCCGGAATGGAATAAAACAAGACAGGAcgccaggccggccccacccTCCGATGAGGCGATGATGACTAGACGCCGGGGGGCGCCTCAAAAGAAGCGCTCCGCTTTGGGTTGCACTGCATCTGCATGCATGCCCCTGCCATCAACGCCCTCTTTTGCTTTTGCTCACAATACATGCCATGACAGAAACGATGCGTCCTCCTTTCCATGTCCCCTTCTCCTCTTTCGTCTTTGCCTCGGCAAGCCCACTGCCTACTGCTGCGGCTGTTGCGGAGAATGAACCTGGCTTTTTGACCAGACTAATCATGCGTGGCTCCAGTCGCCCGGGTACGGGCCGGGTACTGCTAGGATACTACGTACGTACAGTGCAGGATGTGTATGTAGTGTGTGTCCTTTTTATGCATGCTGAGAACAAAGCTCATCTTTGAGCAGAGATTCTCAGGGCATGTTCGTTTCccaccctctaaactttagacccatcacatcaaagagaatcttgctatttagaagtattaaataaaatctgtttataaaattttttgcacagctgtgtgctaattcgcgagacaaatttaatgagcctaattaatccataatttgccacagtgatgctacagtgattattcgctaatcatggactaatatacctcattagattcgtctcgcgaattagcactagggttctgcaattagttttgtaattagactttatttaatacttctaaatgataagattctctttgatgtgatctctctaaattttagatacccggaaacgaacacaccctcagTCTAGATGCACACGTACATTGTGATTTGGGATGGGCTTTAGGAGCGCATGCTTTAGTCGCTCACTGTGTAACCGCCTTTAGTTAGCCAGCCTTATTACTAGTCACATCCAGTAACTTTGTTTGCTTTATTTCCATCCCTCATTCTAAAAGGAACGAGCATAAATGATTCTCGGCCGCACAAAGTTCCTTTGTGATCCTTTACTCGTACACGTTAGCAGCATGCATCCTTTTTACCGTTTAACCGTGTCGTGTGTGTTGAAAAAGGCAGTAGGGGCTCTTTTAACATTTCTCGATGTGTGCAGAGTACGCGTACACGCTGAAGGTGGACGAGAAGAGCGACGTGTACAGCTTCGGCGTGGTACTGCTGGAGCTGCTCACGGGGCTGCGGCCCGTGGGGGAGCACCTCGGCGAGGACGGGGTGGACCTGGTGCAGTGGGCGCGCGCCCGCAccggccccggcggcggcggcgtgctggG from Panicum hallii strain FIL2 chromosome 3, PHallii_v3.1, whole genome shotgun sequence encodes:
- the LOC112886799 gene encoding uncharacterized protein LOC112886799; amino-acid sequence: MSSSSSALAKGKSAVGSSSGSAKFEAKGKSSAASASAKRATTTRGRGKAEKKVYSLPGQKFDPPEEREPLRIFYESLSKQIPSSEMAEFWLMEHGLLSPERAKKAYERKQKRQQQVRMGTPIKPSGRKDRPAESSKKPAAWSNMTLKAKKRVDYSDDDNDFIVKMKRSRG
- the LOC112885152 gene encoding LOW QUALITY PROTEIN: leucine-rich repeat receptor-like serine/threonine-protein kinase BAM3 (The sequence of the model RefSeq protein was modified relative to this genomic sequence to represent the inferred CDS: substituted 1 base at 1 genomic stop codon), encoding MLNAVFYHVFLFGILYHATHIKKKWYNSLMMFFLRILSLNXASGDDALARQAAILVSIRDAFAPPLPPPLRAWALANSASLCTSWPGVACGPGGRRAVVSLDVSGYNISGALSPAVGDLAGLRFLSAAGNSLSGLLPPTLAALRELRHLNLSNNQFNGTLAGIDFSAMRELQVLDLYDNDLAGPLPDPESAGLAALPGLRHLDLGGNFFSGTIPPAFGRLPAIEFLSLAGNSLAGPIPPDLANLTTMRHLYLGYFNHFDGSIPAELGRLANLVHLDLASCGLQGPIPASLGGLARLDTLYLQTNQLNGTIPPSLGNLTGLRFLDVSNNALTGEIPPELAALRGLRLLNMFMNRFRGGIPDFVADLDSLQVLKLWQNNFTGAIPAALGRAAPLREVDLSTNRLTGEVPRWLCAQGRLEILILLDNFLFGPVPEGLGACPTLTRVRLGQNYLTGPLPRGFLYLPALTTVELQGNYLTGRLEEDDASVPAKLSLLNLSSNRFNGSLPASIGNFSALQTLLLSGNQLAGEIPRQVGRLKRLLKLDLSGNNLTGAVPGEVGECASLTYLDLSGNQLSGAIPERLAQIRILNYLNVSWNMLSGSIPRELGGMKSLTAADFSHNDLSGRVPENGQFAYFNATSFAGNPRLVMGAPRLWAGPGGGGGTQQQQQQQQGSSSPSSSLLVGRLKLLAALGLLGCSVAFAAAAVATTRSAMLRRRGRGRSPSPGRWRMTAFQKVPFGCEDVVQCVKENHVVGRGGAGVVYRGEMPGGELVAVKRIVAAGGGGFQAEVETLGRIRHRHIVRLLAFCSSSSRDEAMRLLVYEYMVNGSLGEMLHGDGGEAEGRHPLTWAARLRVATEAARGLCYLHHDCSPPILHRDVKSNNILLDARMEAHVADFGLAKFLRGNGASECMSAVAGSYGYIAPEYAYTLKVDEKSDVYSFGVVLLELLTGLRPVGEHLGEDGVDLVQWARARTGPGGGGVLGLLDPRLGGDVPAAEAAQVLFVAMLCVQEHSVERPTMREVVQMLQQAKHHPPPVPPPPAAAPPDAC